A single Elephas maximus indicus isolate mEleMax1 chromosome 2, mEleMax1 primary haplotype, whole genome shotgun sequence DNA region contains:
- the LOC126070418 gene encoding protein RoBo-1-like gives MPSSSTLKSLLITCVLAAFAFSTAWSYNCESCSSNPCSPDQTCEATQGCFNNKQQLQSLGDVLNSKQSKGCNQKECTSLAFTASLGNGYTFWYDHRCCHSEKCNKDDISGPQKSSDPNGVKCYACYTDQNISCDPVPLTCTGTETKCAVIIGTVGPYFAAFAMGCTTESACQLNATVLDNIDIRTYCIDPISGNPPLMPIISSMLTGLFLLNVLL, from the exons ATGCCTTCATCCTCCACTCTCAAGAGTCTCCTCATCACCTGTGTCCTTGCAGCCTTTGCTTTCAGCACTGCGTGG aGTTATAATTGTGAAAGCTGCAGTTCTAATCCATGTAGTCCTGACCAGACATGTGAAGCCACCCAAGGCTGCTTCAATAATAAGCAACAACTCCAGTCACTAG GGGATGTCCTAAACTCTAAGCAGAGTAAAGGCTGTAATCAAAAAGAGTGTACCTCACTGGCCTTCACGGCATCACTGGGAAATGGATATACATTTTGGTACGACCACCGATGCTGCCATTCTGAGAAATGCAACAAAGATGATATCTCAG GGCCTCAGAAATCCTCAGACCCTAATGGCGTTAAATGTTATGCCTGCTACACTGATCAAAATATTTCCTGTGACCCAGTCCCCCTTACCTGCACAGGGACAGAAACAAAGTGTGCTGTGATTATTGGCACAG TTGGTCCTTACTTTGCAGCTTTTGCTATGGGTTGCACCACTGAAAGTGCCTGCCAATTGAATGCAACTGTACTGGATAACATAGACATTCGTACCTATTGTATAGACCCCATCAGTGGGAACCCCCCTCTGATGCCCATCATCTCATCAATGCTCACTGGTCTCTTCCTGCTAAACGTCTTGCTGTGA